A single region of the Kineosporiaceae bacterium SCSIO 59966 genome encodes:
- a CDS encoding AMP-binding protein — MSFFERFVRPALLEFSDWPALVHNGRVQTYAELNRSFNRVGNALRTLGLGLGDHSAILQHNSDRWLECEGGQGKFGITTVPLNTRLSPQEVAWHLNDSESRAVIFRPRQAMLLESVRDQLTTCTHLLCIPEEGEDVPDWAVDFDELLDAASDAEPDTIVPPETLYRLMYTSATTGKPKGVPVTHSHFSLHTATTLVNQLAGVSEQDRYLPVTPFTHMAIGFVWPFLSRGGTVVCTEGWNPAEFLELCAENEVTYSLLAPTVIISLLRHLEDHPEAVSTWQRAPIKAVWYAASPIPVEIAKRAEATLGNVLNQMYGLTELLGNGTSMTCTQLTAEWHSRKPGTCGRAQRNNVVRVVDDQGTPLPAGQLGEVVVLAEQPSGYWRQPEQTSETIIDGWFHTGDVGHFDEDGFLTITDRKKDMIISGGLNVYPTEVENIMYQHSGVEQCAVIGVADDYWVEVPCAIVVRKPGATCDEAELIEFVRERLAHFKAPKSVVFVDELPVSAAGKVLKRELRQRYGDVRAGSSSRP; from the coding sequence ATGTCTTTCTTTGAGAGGTTCGTCCGTCCGGCACTGCTGGAGTTCAGCGATTGGCCGGCGCTCGTGCACAATGGACGGGTCCAGACCTATGCGGAGTTGAACCGATCGTTCAACCGCGTGGGCAACGCCCTTCGAACGTTGGGCCTCGGCCTCGGTGATCACTCGGCGATCTTGCAGCACAACTCTGATCGTTGGCTGGAGTGCGAGGGTGGTCAGGGCAAGTTCGGCATCACCACGGTCCCACTCAACACCCGTCTTTCGCCCCAGGAAGTGGCGTGGCACCTGAACGACAGTGAGTCGCGTGCCGTCATCTTCAGGCCGAGGCAGGCGATGCTCCTGGAGTCCGTCCGCGACCAGCTGACGACCTGCACGCACCTGCTGTGCATCCCGGAGGAGGGTGAGGACGTCCCGGACTGGGCGGTGGACTTCGACGAGCTGCTCGACGCCGCGAGCGACGCAGAGCCCGACACGATCGTCCCACCAGAGACCCTGTACCGGCTCATGTACACCTCGGCCACGACCGGAAAGCCCAAGGGCGTACCGGTCACCCACAGTCATTTCTCACTCCACACGGCGACAACACTGGTCAACCAGCTGGCCGGAGTATCCGAGCAGGACCGCTACCTGCCGGTGACACCCTTCACGCACATGGCCATAGGGTTCGTGTGGCCGTTCCTCTCCCGAGGTGGCACCGTCGTGTGCACCGAAGGATGGAACCCTGCGGAGTTCCTCGAGCTGTGCGCTGAGAACGAGGTCACCTACAGCCTTCTGGCGCCCACCGTCATCATCAGCCTGCTGCGGCATCTCGAGGACCATCCCGAAGCGGTCAGCACGTGGCAGAGGGCTCCCATCAAGGCGGTGTGGTATGCAGCGTCGCCGATTCCGGTAGAGATCGCCAAGCGCGCGGAGGCAACGCTCGGTAACGTACTCAACCAGATGTACGGCCTCACCGAGCTCCTGGGGAACGGGACCTCGATGACGTGCACGCAGCTCACCGCGGAGTGGCACTCGCGCAAGCCGGGAACGTGTGGCCGGGCGCAACGCAACAACGTCGTGCGCGTCGTCGACGACCAAGGGACCCCCCTGCCCGCGGGACAGCTCGGCGAGGTGGTCGTGCTGGCCGAACAGCCTTCCGGTTACTGGAGGCAGCCGGAACAGACCAGCGAGACGATCATCGACGGTTGGTTCCACACAGGCGACGTCGGCCACTTCGATGAGGACGGGTTCCTCACGATCACCGACCGCAAGAAGGATATGATCATCTCGGGCGGGTTGAACGTGTACCCCACCGAGGTCGAGAACATCATGTACCAGCACAGCGGCGTCGAGCAGTGCGCTGTGATCGGCGTAGCAGACGACTACTGGGTGGAGGTGCCCTGCGCAATTGTCGTCCGCAAGCCAGGGGCCACGTGCGACGAGGCAGAGCTCATCGAGTTCGTGCGTGAACGTCTTGCTCACTTCAAGGCACCCAAGTCGGTTGTCTTCGTAGACGAGCTGCCGGTGAGCGCGGCCGGCAAGGTGCTCAAGCGTGAGCTACGCCAGCGCTATGGAGACGTGCGAGCTGGCTCAAGCTCGCGCCCGTGA
- a CDS encoding 3-oxoadipate--succinyl-CoA transferase subunit B produces the protein MTETFTTGELMAVTLARGLRNGEWGACGANSQIPMAAFQLARLMHAPDLNWLSGGGGAINSTARLVKSTADPVTLDSAEHAFRLEDIVDFELGGWRKAPTVGIFGGMQVDRRGNVNMVGIGRDYPTLQVRGPGTVGLVFAAYFSRTMIFLQRHDRRILVEEADYVSAPGRTAARREFCDPHSDGPQLVVTPLAVLDFGDDDTLRLKSVHPGRTADEVRERTGFDLPSSNSAEVPFTPAPTGEELTVLRERVDPSGVLRRLRLD, from the coding sequence ATGACTGAGACGTTCACCACCGGTGAGCTGATGGCGGTCACACTGGCGCGGGGCTTGCGGAACGGGGAGTGGGGTGCCTGCGGGGCGAACTCGCAGATTCCGATGGCAGCCTTCCAGCTCGCCCGCCTGATGCACGCCCCGGACCTCAACTGGCTCAGCGGTGGCGGCGGTGCGATCAACTCGACGGCACGACTGGTGAAGTCGACCGCTGACCCGGTGACGCTGGACAGTGCGGAACACGCGTTCCGCCTCGAAGACATCGTTGACTTTGAGCTCGGCGGTTGGCGCAAGGCGCCAACCGTGGGGATCTTCGGCGGCATGCAGGTTGACCGTCGCGGAAACGTGAACATGGTCGGCATCGGGCGTGACTACCCCACGTTGCAGGTACGGGGCCCGGGCACCGTCGGGCTGGTCTTCGCCGCCTACTTCAGCCGGACGATGATCTTCTTGCAGCGCCACGACCGGCGGATCCTCGTCGAGGAAGCCGACTATGTCAGCGCACCAGGACGCACAGCGGCACGGCGCGAGTTCTGCGACCCGCACTCGGACGGGCCACAGCTCGTCGTAACTCCCCTGGCTGTCCTGGACTTCGGTGATGACGACACCCTGCGCCTGAAGTCGGTGCACCCCGGGCGCACCGCCGATGAAGTGCGGGAGCGCACCGGGTTCGACTTGCCGTCGTCGAACAGCGCCGAGGTGCCCTTCACACCGGCGCCCACAGGTGAGGAGCTCACGGTGCTCCGCGAGCGCGTGGATCCGAGCGGCGTGCTGAGACGTTTGCGTCTGGACTGA
- a CDS encoding CoA transferase subunit A, translating into MGRRSKLIDVPTAAALVSDGDLVAIGGIHAHAAPMPIIRELARAGRRNLRLLPNVSAGLPVEVLVAAGAVAEVYTAYVGMEDLGLAPAFRAAAEKGEIVVHDVDEPFTIYGLKAAAANLPFMPLPRGHEATSTRALSADLFRTVVDPYSGREHVAIPAMRPDVGIVHAPRCDRFGNVFLDGPVYQDDLILRASRTAIVVTDEIVPDGYAAAGRHKEVTVPSFMVSAVVALPFAAHPTSSAGHYGRDELTLEEYMRSPDDWMATYVQGPRDHHDYLERVGVKRLLGTLRVDPASTPEGTRHD; encoded by the coding sequence ATGGGCAGACGCAGCAAGCTGATCGACGTACCGACCGCCGCAGCACTCGTGTCCGACGGCGACCTCGTCGCCATTGGTGGCATCCACGCGCACGCGGCACCCATGCCCATCATTCGTGAACTCGCCCGTGCCGGACGACGCAACCTGCGGTTGCTGCCGAACGTGTCGGCCGGGCTCCCCGTCGAGGTCCTCGTCGCTGCCGGGGCCGTCGCGGAGGTCTACACGGCGTATGTGGGCATGGAGGATCTCGGTCTGGCGCCGGCGTTCCGCGCCGCCGCGGAGAAGGGCGAGATCGTCGTGCACGACGTCGACGAACCCTTCACCATCTACGGGCTCAAGGCGGCCGCTGCGAATCTCCCCTTCATGCCGCTGCCACGCGGCCACGAAGCGACCAGTACCCGTGCCCTGTCGGCGGACCTGTTCCGCACGGTGGTGGATCCGTACTCCGGCCGGGAGCACGTCGCGATCCCCGCCATGCGCCCCGACGTCGGCATCGTGCACGCACCCCGCTGCGACCGCTTCGGCAACGTCTTTCTGGACGGGCCCGTCTACCAGGACGACCTGATCCTCCGGGCATCGAGGACCGCGATCGTGGTCACAGACGAAATCGTTCCTGACGGCTACGCCGCGGCTGGCCGGCACAAGGAGGTCACCGTACCGAGCTTCATGGTCTCCGCCGTCGTCGCGCTCCCCTTTGCCGCACACCCGACGTCGTCGGCAGGTCACTACGGACGCGACGAGCTGACCTTGGAGGAGTACATGCGCTCCCCCGACGACTGGATGGCCACGTACGTACAGGGGCCACGCGACCACCACGACTACTTGGAACGGGTAGGGGTCAAGCGTCTCCTCGGCACCCTTCGCGTCGACCCCGCGTCCACCCCGGAGGGGACACGGCATGACTGA
- a CDS encoding LLM class flavin-dependent oxidoreductase, protein MTHPLRFGVGLNNFGSPLRTARDVVDSAVLAEELGYSSVWFGDHLSFHVPLYECLSMMAATAAVTRRVSIASGVLLGVLRHPAWVAKSVATIDALSEGRVLLALGVGGENPAEFELAGVPMRDRGRRTTELMGTLREMWRADNPHGLLPPPVQTRIPLWHGGRADGALARTARYGDGWLGAFVTPARYAERWSRLLAMAREVGREPEELTPGLHVYIRVDDDADRAWREASTFIGEVYAMDPQPMRRYCVAGGVDHCADEITEFVKAGVTDVICRIAGTDLEDQMARVVDVATEVRRRFETAQSSEETPWADAAS, encoded by the coding sequence GTGACGCATCCGCTGCGCTTCGGCGTGGGGCTCAACAACTTTGGGTCGCCGCTTCGCACGGCGCGCGACGTGGTCGACTCCGCCGTGCTGGCCGAGGAGCTGGGCTACTCATCAGTGTGGTTCGGAGACCACCTGAGTTTTCACGTGCCGCTGTACGAGTGCCTGTCGATGATGGCGGCCACGGCGGCCGTCACCCGGCGCGTGTCCATCGCCTCGGGGGTGCTGCTCGGCGTCCTCCGACATCCAGCATGGGTGGCCAAGTCCGTTGCCACCATCGATGCACTCAGCGAGGGACGGGTCCTCCTGGCTCTCGGTGTGGGGGGAGAGAACCCCGCAGAGTTCGAGTTGGCAGGCGTGCCGATGAGAGACCGGGGCCGGCGGACCACCGAGCTGATGGGCACGCTCCGCGAGATGTGGCGCGCTGACAACCCGCACGGCCTCCTGCCACCTCCGGTGCAGACCCGCATCCCGCTGTGGCACGGGGGACGAGCAGATGGCGCCCTGGCGCGCACCGCTCGGTACGGCGACGGCTGGCTTGGCGCCTTCGTGACACCAGCGCGCTATGCCGAACGGTGGTCGAGGCTCCTTGCCATGGCCAGAGAGGTTGGCCGTGAACCGGAGGAGCTGACACCCGGCCTGCACGTCTACATCCGGGTGGACGACGACGCCGACCGTGCGTGGCGCGAGGCGAGCACCTTCATCGGAGAGGTGTACGCCATGGACCCGCAGCCGATGCGCAGGTACTGCGTGGCCGGAGGCGTCGACCACTGTGCTGACGAGATCACGGAATTCGTCAAGGCCGGCGTCACCGACGTGATCTGCCGGATCGCGGGGACCGACCTCGAGGACCAGATGGCCCGGGTCGTGGACGTGGCCACTGAAGTGCGTAGACGGTTCGAGACCGCTCAGAGCAGCGAGGAGACGCCATGGGCAGACGCAGCAAGCTGA
- a CDS encoding enoyl-CoA hydratase/isomerase family protein has protein sequence MMALVTLNRPDEMNPLDWDTVKHLSAVFDELGHDEAVRVVAVTGAGRAFSAGGDMKKYQQLQRDAQGFPEFLADIHETFSAVSQYPKPYIALVNGIAVAGGIELVLSCDLAIASASARIGDAHLPFGQMGGGGVLTLLPRAVGPARARELIFTGRMLKPQEALEWGLVSQVVEDDDLVPAGVRFAEQVAAKSPLAVRNAKQVLNSGLWEGTGVPSGMRLEREVTARYCLTSSDAPEGLDAFSSKRTPRFTGR, from the coding sequence GTGATGGCCCTCGTCACCCTCAACCGGCCCGACGAGATGAACCCGCTCGACTGGGACACCGTGAAGCACCTCAGCGCCGTTTTCGACGAGCTCGGGCACGATGAGGCGGTGCGCGTCGTCGCGGTCACGGGCGCCGGCCGCGCATTCAGCGCGGGGGGCGACATGAAGAAGTACCAGCAACTGCAGCGTGACGCCCAAGGCTTCCCCGAGTTCCTCGCTGACATTCACGAGACATTCTCCGCAGTCAGCCAGTACCCCAAACCGTACATTGCCTTGGTCAACGGCATCGCAGTGGCCGGGGGCATCGAGCTGGTGCTGTCCTGCGATCTGGCGATCGCCTCGGCCTCGGCGCGCATCGGCGACGCCCACCTACCGTTCGGCCAGATGGGCGGCGGGGGTGTCCTCACCCTGCTGCCTCGGGCGGTCGGCCCCGCGCGGGCGCGGGAGCTGATCTTCACAGGCCGGATGCTCAAGCCCCAGGAGGCGTTGGAGTGGGGTCTGGTGTCGCAGGTCGTCGAGGATGACGACCTCGTGCCGGCTGGCGTTCGCTTCGCCGAGCAAGTGGCGGCGAAGTCGCCGCTGGCCGTGCGAAACGCCAAGCAGGTGCTCAACTCCGGACTCTGGGAGGGCACGGGCGTGCCCAGCGGCATGCGGCTGGAGCGGGAGGTCACCGCTCGTTACTGCCTGACCAGCTCCGACGCCCCCGAGGGGCTGGACGCGTTCTCATCCAAGCGCACGCCCCGGTTCACGGGACGCTGA
- a CDS encoding Zn-ribbon domain-containing OB-fold protein has product MSTPVVSVEPPAPQIDPDSAGYWRGLAEHEVRLPRCSQCGKVRFPPLDACPYCGEPGGEETVLSGVGTVYSFIVLHRTFHPAFEADLPFAIAVVDLEEGPRVAARIEAPPESVSIGMRVGARYVDHESWTELRFAPQDS; this is encoded by the coding sequence GTGTCGACCCCGGTCGTCTCTGTCGAACCGCCCGCTCCCCAGATTGACCCCGACAGCGCCGGGTACTGGCGCGGTCTCGCCGAACACGAGGTACGGCTGCCCCGGTGCAGCCAGTGCGGGAAGGTGCGTTTCCCTCCCCTTGACGCCTGCCCCTACTGCGGGGAGCCGGGCGGAGAGGAGACGGTGCTGTCCGGGGTAGGAACGGTCTACTCCTTCATCGTCCTCCACCGCACGTTCCATCCCGCTTTCGAGGCCGACCTGCCCTTCGCGATCGCGGTCGTCGACCTGGAGGAGGGGCCCCGGGTCGCCGCCCGCATCGAGGCCCCGCCGGAGTCCGTCAGCATCGGTATGCGAGTCGGGGCAAGGTACGTCGACCATGAGTCGTGGACAGAGCTGCGCTTCGCGCCGCAGGACAGCTAG
- a CDS encoding acyl-CoA dehydrogenase encodes MSTHTNHEVTSDWAAVIHKFGRDKVIPRNGGLDAHPQDMDLIRSLLLEVGRIGLYGTVISPEYGGTGPSSVALHEAVDALAYHNAGLAMSTMPTYLTARALMSFGTDEQKSRWLPGIAAGETITSWAVTEPDTGSDVANITTKAVRDGDGWRINGTKMFITNATIADAVLLLCRTGGPGIKETLTTFVIPMDAPGISVTGVLEKMGLRSSPTCELVFDDVRVEDTDRLGEVGEGWQVAMDVLDYERLAIPAMTAGMAQRALELSQAYALQRTAFGGPIADLAPVAEMLADMAAALLECRLLYRHAAALSDAGRPSVAEGSISKLVAGRLANEVTSHAVQIHGGYGYCREYEVERLYRDARLFMIGGGTSQVQRKIIAQQLRRSPRWGVSAGMWG; translated from the coding sequence ATGTCGACCCACACCAATCACGAGGTCACCTCCGACTGGGCCGCCGTGATCCACAAGTTCGGCCGCGACAAGGTGATACCCCGCAACGGTGGGCTCGACGCCCACCCGCAGGACATGGACCTCATCAGGTCGTTGTTGCTGGAGGTCGGCAGGATTGGACTGTACGGAACGGTGATCTCCCCGGAGTACGGCGGCACCGGGCCGAGCAGTGTGGCCCTGCACGAAGCGGTCGACGCCCTCGCCTACCACAACGCCGGTCTCGCCATGTCCACCATGCCGACCTACCTGACGGCCCGGGCGCTGATGTCCTTCGGCACCGACGAGCAGAAGTCTCGGTGGCTGCCCGGGATCGCGGCCGGGGAGACCATCACGTCGTGGGCCGTCACCGAACCGGACACTGGTTCCGACGTCGCCAATATCACCACCAAGGCGGTCCGCGATGGCGACGGTTGGCGGATCAACGGGACCAAGATGTTCATCACCAACGCCACCATCGCTGACGCGGTGCTCCTGCTGTGTCGCACCGGGGGACCTGGCATCAAGGAGACGCTGACGACATTCGTGATCCCGATGGACGCGCCAGGCATCAGCGTCACTGGCGTGCTGGAAAAGATGGGACTGCGGTCGTCCCCGACCTGCGAGCTGGTCTTCGACGACGTCCGGGTCGAGGACACCGACCGGTTGGGGGAGGTCGGCGAGGGCTGGCAGGTGGCGATGGACGTGCTCGACTACGAGCGGCTCGCCATTCCTGCCATGACTGCCGGCATGGCACAGCGTGCGCTGGAGCTCTCCCAGGCCTACGCCCTCCAACGGACCGCGTTCGGTGGTCCGATCGCCGACCTGGCTCCTGTCGCTGAGATGCTGGCCGACATGGCGGCCGCGCTGCTGGAGTGTCGGCTCCTGTACCGGCACGCTGCCGCGCTGTCAGACGCGGGCAGGCCATCGGTCGCCGAAGGCTCGATCAGCAAGCTCGTCGCCGGCCGGTTGGCCAACGAGGTGACCAGCCATGCCGTCCAGATCCACGGCGGTTATGGGTACTGTCGCGAGTACGAGGTCGAACGTCTCTACCGCGACGCCCGCCTGTTCATGATCGGCGGGGGCACCAGCCAGGTGCAGCGCAAGATCATCGCTCAACAGCTGCGCCGGTCCCCCCGGTGGGGAGTGTCCGCCGGCATGTGGGGATGA
- a CDS encoding SDR family oxidoreductase has product MSNRFEGKVAIVTAASRGIGLAIVERLIAEGAKAVITARRQQPLDEAVEALGGPDVALAVAGKADDTDHQGETIQRTLDTFGRLDMLVNNTGINPVYGPLVELDLGAARKIVEVNCLAALSWVQQAHKAWMARYGGSIVNVGSVAGLQPAAGIGFYGASKAMLNHLTRGLALELGPSIRVNAVAPAVVKTRFATALYEGKEEAVASVYPLRRLGVPEDVGSVVAFLLSDDAAWMTGQIVTVDGGVTLIGGI; this is encoded by the coding sequence GTGTCGAACAGGTTCGAGGGCAAGGTCGCGATCGTCACCGCCGCGAGCCGGGGCATCGGCCTTGCGATCGTGGAGCGCCTGATCGCCGAGGGCGCGAAGGCCGTGATCACCGCGCGGAGGCAGCAGCCGCTGGACGAAGCCGTGGAGGCGCTCGGTGGTCCGGACGTCGCTCTCGCCGTCGCCGGGAAGGCGGACGACACCGACCACCAGGGTGAGACGATCCAGCGCACCCTGGACACGTTCGGCAGACTCGACATGCTGGTCAACAACACGGGGATCAACCCGGTCTACGGGCCGCTGGTGGAGCTCGATCTCGGCGCCGCACGCAAGATCGTGGAGGTGAACTGCCTCGCCGCGCTGTCGTGGGTGCAGCAGGCCCACAAGGCCTGGATGGCGCGGTACGGCGGCTCCATCGTCAACGTGGGCTCGGTCGCGGGCCTGCAACCGGCGGCCGGGATCGGCTTCTACGGCGCCAGCAAGGCGATGCTCAACCACCTCACCCGAGGACTCGCGTTGGAGCTTGGACCCAGCATCCGGGTCAACGCGGTCGCACCGGCGGTCGTGAAGACCAGATTCGCCACCGCCCTCTACGAGGGCAAGGAGGAGGCAGTCGCATCGGTCTATCCGCTGAGGCGGCTCGGCGTGCCCGAGGACGTCGGCAGCGTCGTCGCCTTCCTCCTTTCCGACGACGCGGCGTGGATGACCGGGCAGATCGTGACCGTCGACGGCGGCGTCACCCTCATCGGCGGGATCTGA
- a CDS encoding HAD family phosphatase, with translation MSRPRDIDAVVFDYGGVLTTPVGQSITSWLAREEIDPASFSGALRAWLSRSAPDGTPIHRLETGEMGVEEFDRLLAAELVRYDGRPVDPVGVLGRLFADLRPDEEVYRLVDELRDAGIRVAMLSNSWGSTYPRPRIDELFDPLVISSEVGLRKPHAAIFRLTVERLRLPPERVLMLDDAEPNVEGARAAGLQAMLHTDAASTRARLARLLPGLSPTSPARPTRPAPDPSAR, from the coding sequence GTGAGCCGGCCGCGCGACATCGATGCCGTCGTCTTCGACTACGGCGGCGTGCTGACCACTCCGGTGGGCCAATCCATCACCAGCTGGCTGGCTAGAGAGGAGATCGACCCGGCCTCGTTCTCCGGCGCGCTCAGGGCCTGGCTGTCTCGTAGCGCTCCGGACGGTACGCCGATCCACCGGCTCGAGACTGGCGAGATGGGCGTCGAGGAGTTCGACCGGTTGCTGGCCGCCGAGCTGGTGCGCTACGACGGTCGTCCCGTCGACCCGGTGGGGGTGCTCGGCCGACTCTTCGCCGACCTTCGTCCAGACGAGGAGGTCTACCGGCTCGTCGACGAGCTCCGGGACGCTGGCATCCGGGTCGCGATGCTGTCGAACAGCTGGGGCAGCACCTACCCGCGACCGCGGATCGACGAGTTGTTCGACCCGCTGGTGATCTCCTCCGAGGTCGGGCTGCGGAAGCCGCACGCCGCGATCTTCCGGCTGACCGTCGAGCGTCTACGCCTGCCGCCAGAGCGGGTCCTGATGCTCGACGACGCTGAGCCCAACGTCGAAGGGGCACGGGCGGCCGGGCTGCAGGCGATGCTCCACACCGACGCAGCCAGCACGCGCGCGCGGCTTGCCCGACTGCTGCCGGGCCTCTCACCGACCTCGCCGGCCCGGCCGACCCGACCCGCACCGGACCCGTCCGCGCGATGA
- a CDS encoding MaoC family dehydratase — protein sequence MKTFNGIDEFEKVVGTHLGYSDWHTITQEQIDRFADATGDHQWIHVDPDRAAQGPFGATIAHGYLTLSMVPMLISEIYTVEGLTMSVNYGCNKVRFPSPVPVGSRVRAGAELLSLVPGPAGVHSTVRVTIEREGSGKPACAAEIVAVLVP from the coding sequence ATGAAGACCTTCAACGGGATCGACGAGTTCGAGAAGGTAGTTGGCACGCACCTCGGGTACAGCGACTGGCACACGATCACCCAGGAGCAGATCGACCGGTTCGCCGACGCCACGGGGGACCATCAGTGGATCCACGTGGATCCCGACCGAGCGGCGCAGGGGCCGTTCGGCGCCACGATCGCGCACGGGTACCTGACCCTGTCGATGGTGCCGATGCTCATCTCGGAGATCTACACCGTCGAGGGCCTGACGATGAGCGTGAACTACGGCTGCAACAAGGTCCGGTTTCCCTCGCCGGTGCCGGTGGGCTCCCGTGTCCGCGCAGGAGCCGAGCTGCTGTCCCTCGTGCCCGGCCCTGCCGGCGTCCACTCGACCGTCCGGGTGACCATCGAGCGCGAGGGCTCCGGCAAGCCGGCCTGCGCCGCGGAGATCGTCGCCGTCCTGGTGCCCTGA
- a CDS encoding acyl-CoA dehydrogenase — MDFAFDSRTEELRDELLSFMDEHIYPNERVFYDQLEQLDDRWAWTQTPVLQKIRTEARKRGLWNLFLPGEHGAGLTNLQYAPLAEIMGRSGALAPAAFNCAAPDTGNMEVLTMFADDDQKKTWLEPLRQGEIRSAFAMTEPDVASSDATNISTSIVRDGDDYVINGRKWWITGAMNPDCQIFIVMGKTDPTAERHRQQSMVLVPRDTPGLIVKRGMEVFGYDDHDHGGHAELELNDVRVPASNLIGEEGAGFAMAQARLGPGRIHHCMRAIGVAERAIELMCRRAVDRHAFGMALAEQGVIREWIAESRVKVEQLRLLVLKTAWLMDTVGNKGAHTEIQAIKIATPSTVGWILDKAIQLHGAAGLSQDFPLAKSFASVRTLRFADGPDEVHIRSLATREIKRQLAQ, encoded by the coding sequence ATGGACTTCGCCTTCGACTCCCGGACCGAGGAGCTGCGTGACGAGCTGCTCTCGTTCATGGACGAGCACATATACCCCAACGAGCGGGTGTTCTACGATCAGCTCGAGCAGCTCGACGACCGGTGGGCGTGGACCCAGACGCCGGTCCTGCAGAAGATCCGCACCGAGGCGAGGAAGCGCGGGCTGTGGAACCTCTTCCTTCCCGGTGAGCACGGCGCCGGCCTCACCAACCTCCAGTACGCACCGTTGGCCGAGATCATGGGGCGCAGCGGTGCCCTCGCTCCGGCGGCCTTCAACTGCGCTGCCCCCGACACCGGCAACATGGAGGTTCTCACCATGTTCGCTGACGACGACCAGAAGAAGACCTGGCTCGAACCGCTGCGTCAGGGCGAGATCCGTTCCGCCTTCGCGATGACCGAGCCCGATGTGGCCTCCTCCGACGCCACCAACATCAGCACGAGCATCGTCCGGGACGGTGACGACTACGTCATCAACGGTCGAAAGTGGTGGATCACCGGCGCGATGAACCCTGACTGCCAGATATTCATCGTCATGGGGAAGACCGATCCCACCGCCGAGCGTCACCGGCAGCAGTCCATGGTTCTGGTGCCAAGGGACACCCCCGGCTTGATCGTGAAGCGTGGCATGGAGGTCTTTGGCTACGACGACCACGACCACGGCGGACACGCCGAGCTCGAGCTCAACGATGTCCGCGTCCCGGCATCGAACCTGATCGGTGAGGAGGGGGCTGGGTTCGCGATGGCGCAGGCCCGGCTAGGCCCGGGCCGGATCCACCACTGCATGCGTGCCATCGGCGTCGCCGAGCGCGCCATCGAGCTGATGTGCCGCCGTGCGGTCGACCGGCACGCATTCGGTATGGCCCTGGCGGAGCAGGGTGTCATCCGGGAGTGGATCGCGGAGTCCCGGGTCAAGGTGGAGCAGCTGCGCCTGCTGGTGCTCAAGACCGCCTGGTTGATGGACACTGTCGGCAACAAGGGGGCGCACACCGAGATCCAGGCGATCAAGATCGCCACCCCGAGCACCGTCGGCTGGATCCTGGACAAGGCCATCCAGCTCCATGGCGCCGCCGGCCTGTCCCAGGACTTCCCGCTCGCCAAGTCGTTCGCGAGCGTCCGCACGCTGCGATTCGCCGACGGCCCGGACGAGGTCCACATCAGGTCGCTGGCCACCCGGGAGATCAAGCGGCAGCTCGCGCAATGA